In Dama dama isolate Ldn47 chromosome X, ASM3311817v1, whole genome shotgun sequence, one genomic interval encodes:
- the LOC133051829 gene encoding melanoma-associated antigen B2-like, translated as MPRRQKSKVRGHEKHHQARAETQGLHDQATTSRGEETTSSSPPDVETAPSSSSAAGTPKEPQGAQGTTSAASGAIPKRFRVSRVGATARSRAGIGAEGQGRGGGNSSQASAAAESSHTDPLTMKVQVLVQKMLYKYKERELIKRSEMLKAINKRYRGQFPEILRRASKHIEMVFGLVLKEVRPHGHSYILVSNLELSDSESMRGDRGLPKNGLLMPLLGVIYMNGHRLSEEKIWKVLNFLGIYDGRRHFIFGDTRKFLTEDLLREEYVEYRQVPGSDPPRYEFLWGPRALMESNKMKVLEFLAKVNDTVPATFLKHFEESSGEVVESTSPRAVASVGTSASGRAGTSVWDTAGISFSVWDGPSAVAQAEHPASAMPGISAAASAGPSVSASAHARAASSWSSRP; from the exons ATGCCCCGTAGGCAGAAGAGTAAGGTCCGTGGTCATGAGAAACATCACCAGGCCCGGGCTGAGACCCAGGGTCTTCATGATCAAGCCACCACATCTAGGGGAGAAGagaccacctcctcctcccctcctgatGTAGAGACTGCTCCCTCAAGCTCCTCAGCTGCTGGCACCCCGAAGGAGCCTCAGGGAGCCCAAGGCACGACCAGTGCTGCTTCAGGTGCTATACCTAAAAGATTTCGTGTCT ctCGTGTCGGTGCCACAGCACGCTCAAGAGCTGGTATAGGTGCCGAGGGCCAAGGTCGGGGAGGTGGAAATTCCTCCCAGGCCTCAGCTGCTGCTGAGAGCTCTCACACAGATCCTCTGACCATGAAGGTGCAGGTGTTGGTGCAGAAGATGCTGTATAAGTATAAAGAGAGAGAGCTCATTAAGAGGTCAGAAATGCTGAAGGCAATCAATAAAAGGTACAGGGGGCAATTCCCTGAGATCCTCAGGAGAGCCTCGAAGCACATAGAGATGGTGTTTGGCCTGGTGCTGAAGGAAGTCAGGCCCCATGGTCACTCCTATATCCTGGTGAGCAACCTAGAACTCAGTGACAGTGAGTCTATGAGAGGTGACCGGGGGCTGCCGAAGAATGGTCTTCTGATGCCTCTTCTGGGTGTCATCTACATGAATGGCCACCGCCTCTCTGAGGAGAAGATCTGGAAGGTCCTGAATTTTCTGGGCATCTATGATGGAAGAAGgcacttcatctttggagataccAGGAAGTTCCTCACAGAAGATCTGTTGCGGGAAGAGTACGTGGAGTACCGCCAGGTGCCAGGCAGTGATCCCCCTcgctatgagttcctgtggggtccgAGAGCACTCATGGAATCCAACAAGATGAAAGTCCTGGAGTTTTTGGCCAAGGTCAATGATACGGTCCCTGCTACCTTTCTGAAGCATTTTGAGGAGTCTTCCGGAGAGGTAGTAGAGAGCACCAGCCCCAGAGCTGTAGCCAGCGTTGGCACTTCTGCCTCGGGCAGGGCTGGCACGTCTGTCTGGGATACTGCAGGCATTTCTTTCTCGGTCTGGGATGGCCCTTCTGCTGTAGCCCAGGCTGAGCATCCTGCCTCAGCCATGCCTGGCATTTCTGCTGCAGCCAGTGCTGGCCCTTCTGTCTCGGCCAGTGCCCACGCTAGGGCTGCATCCAGCTGGTCATCTCGCCCCTAG